Proteins encoded by one window of Pelmatolapia mariae isolate MD_Pm_ZW linkage group LG14, Pm_UMD_F_2, whole genome shotgun sequence:
- the LOC134641831 gene encoding olfactory receptor 5P66-like has protein sequence MNGTRVSYFTLGAYFDTGVYKSLYFLIVLTVYIVILCANVLLIVVICVNRSLHEPMYMFLCSLFVNELYGSTGLFPFLLLQILSDVHTVSAPLCFLQIFCVYTYASVEFFNLAVMSFDRYLAICCPLQYRTRMTDNKVAMLTALAWFYSFLVNASILSSLTVSLQLCRGIINKLYCDNYYIIKLACSDTTISSDFGRVHMFTVIFGLILLILYSYMRILKVCFSGSKQTRQKAVSTCTPHLASLLNFSCGAFFGIVQSSLNMNTLPTTFRIFLSLYYLTCQPLVNPLLYGLKMSQIRMLYKSLLFWKK, from the coding sequence ATGAACGGCACACGGGTTTCATACTTCACACTTGGAGCATACTTTGACACAGGTGTTTATAAATCCCTGTATTTCCTCATTGTTCTCACTGTTTATATTGTGATTCTTTGTGCCAATGTCCTGCTGATTGTGGTTATCTGTGTGAACAGAAGCTTACATGAACCTATGTACATGTTTCTGTGCAGCCTGTTTGTGAATGAGCTGTATGGTAGTACAGGGCTGTTTCCGTTCCTCCTGCTTCAGATCCTCTCTGATGTTCACACTGTTTCTGCTCCGCTGTGCTTCCTGCAGATCTTCTGTGTGTACACATATGCCAGTGTTGAATTTTTCAACCTGGCTGTCATGTCCTTTGACAGATACCTCGCCATCTGTTGTCCTCTACAATATCGCACACGTATGACAGATAACAAAGTCGCCATGCTCACTGCTCTAGCGTGGTTCTATTCTTTTCTTGTAAATGCTTCCATACTGTCCTCTCTGACTGTCTCTCTGCAGCTTTGCAGGGGCATCATTAACAAACTGTACTGTGACAACTATTACATTATCAAACTGGCCTGCTCTGACACTACAATCAGTAGTGACTTTGGACGTGTTCACATGTTCACAGTAATCTTTGGTCTCATCCTTTTAATCCTTTACTCCTACATGAGGATCCTTAAAGTCTGCTTTTCTGGATCCAAACAGACGCGACAGAAAGCCGTCAGCACCTGCACGCCTCATCTTGCTTCTCTGCTCAACTTTTCATGCGGTGCTTTTTTTGGGATAGTTCAGAGCAGCTTGAACATGAATACTTTACCAACCACGTTTCGTATTTTTTTGTCACTATACTATCTTACATGCCAACCACTCGTTAACCCTTTACTGTATGGACTCAAAATGTCTCAAATACGCATGTTATATAAAAGTTTGCTCTTctggaaaaaatga
- the LOC134640758 gene encoding olfactory receptor 10A3-like, protein MICVKAGMRTKTNSTQVLYFTLTAYFDTGLFKYLYFIIVMSLYMITVGSNVLLIVVICVNRSLHEPMYMFLCSLFVNELYGSTGLFPFLLLQILSDVHTVSAPLCFLQVYCLCVYGSVEFFILGVMSYDRYLAICYPLHYNTRMTCCKVVVITAFMWLYSALTTAVVICLSASLQLCGNIIYRVYCHNSMLNLICSDTPVNDVLGYLFSLFLGLVLLIIYSYMRILKVCFSGSKQTRQKAVSTCTPHLASLLNFSFGCFFDVLQSWFDMSRVPNILCIFLSLYYITCQPLFNPLIYGLKVSKICSLCKAYLQ, encoded by the coding sequence ATGATTTGTGTTAAAGCTGGAATGAGGACTAAAACAAACTCTACACAGGTTTTATATTTCACCCTCACTGCGTACTTTGATACAGGCCTTTTCAAATACTTATATTTCATTATTGTCATGTCTCTGTATATGATTACAGTTGGTTCCAATGTCCTGCTGATTGTGGTTATCTGTGTGAACAGAAGCTTACATGAACCTATGTACATGTTTCTGTGCAGCCTGTTTGTGAATGAGCTGTATGGTAGTACAGGGCTGTTTCCGTTCCTCCTGCTTCAGATCCTCTCTGATGTTCAcactgtttctgctcctctgtgcTTCCTGCAGGtttattgtttgtgtgtctatgGAAGTGTTGAATTTTTCATTTTAGGAGTCATGTCTTATGACAGATATCTTGCAATATGTTATCCTCTACACTATAACACACGTATGACATGCTGTAAGGTTGTGGTCATTACTGCCTTCATGTGGTTGTACAGCGCACTTACTACTGCTGTTGTGATCTGTCTGAGTGCTTCTCTGCAGCTGTGTGGGAATATCATTTACAGGGTGTACTGTCACAATTCTATGTTGAATCTGATCTGTTCTGACACTCCAGTCAACGATGTCCTTGGATATCTGTTTAGCCTGTTCCTGGGTCTCGTGCTCTTAATCATTTACTCCTACATGAGGATCCTTAAAGTCTGTTTTTCTGGGTCCAAACAGACCCGACAGAAAGCCGTCAGCACCTGCACGCCTCACCTCGCTTCTCTGCTCAACTTCTCTTTCGGTTGTTTCTTTGATGTACTTCAGAGCTGGTTCGACATGAGTCGTGTGCCTaatattttgtgcattttcttatcgttgtaCTATATTACATGCCAGCCGCTTTTCAACCCGTTAATATACGGCCTGAAAGTGTCCAAAATATGCAGTTTATGCAAGGCTTACTTACAATGA